The proteins below come from a single Strix uralensis isolate ZFMK-TIS-50842 chromosome 8, bStrUra1, whole genome shotgun sequence genomic window:
- the DBT gene encoding lipoamide acyltransferase component of branched-chain alpha-keto acid dehydrogenase complex, mitochondrial isoform X1: MLKTHGKQYATSHLEIVQRFDVLLVIIFTGVLFSGSSKKIISKFYSFELLEVCIHRVRSCSSIRFIKSKYVCVFDKSAFKFSHQQRLFRTSAVSCGQIVQFKLSDIGEGITEVTVKEWYIKEGDSVSQFDSICEVQSDKASVTITSRYDGIIRKLHYNLDEIAYVGKPLVDIEIDASKGVAPEEDVVETPPMSHEEHTHQEIKGHKTLATPAVRRLAMENNIKLSEVVGTGKDNRILKEDILNYLAKQTGAILPPSPKGEIIPPLPKSETVPAAPKDKARKIPLPVSRPLVFSGKDKTEPITGFHKAMVKTMSAALKIPHFGYCDEIDLTQLVQLREELKPLAQIRGVKLSFMPFFIKAASLGLLQYPILNASLDESCQNVTYKASHNIGVAMDTEQGLIVPNVKNVQVCSVFEIASELNRLQALGSAGQLGTNDLTGGTFTLSNIGTIGGTYTKPVILPPEVAIGALGKIQVLPRFNGKGEVFKAQIMNVSWSADHRIIDGATMARFSNLWKSYLENPASMLLDLK; the protein is encoded by the exons ATGTTAAAAACACATGGAAAGCAATATGCAACTTCACATTTAGAAATAGTTCAGAGATTTGATGTGCTACTTGTGATCATCTTCACAG GTGTGCTGTTTTCTGGCTCCTCTAAGAAGATAATTTCtaaattttacagttttgagCTACTTGAG GTTTGCATTCACCGTGTTAGATCGTGCAGCAGCATTCGCTTTATCAAATCAAAATATGTGTGCGTGTTTGACAAATCTGCCTTCAAGTTTAGTCATCAACAGCGATTATTCAGAACATCTGCTG TTTCATGCGGCCAAATTGTCCAGTTTAAGCTTTCTGACATTGGAGAAGGGATTACAGAGGTGACTGTAAAAGAATG GTATATAAAAGAAGGTGATAGTGTGTCTCAGTTTGATAGCATCTGTGAAGTACAAAGTGATAAAGCTTCTGTTACTATTACTAGTCGTTATGATGGCATCATTAGGAAACTCCATTACAATTTAGATGAAATTGCTTATGTTGGAAAACCATTAGTGGACATTGAAATTGATGCTTCAAAAG GTGTTGCCCCAGAAGAAGATGTTGTTGAAACACCTCCTATGTCTCATGAAGAGCACACTCACCAAGAGATAAAAGGTCACAAAACATTAGCAACCCCTGCAGTTCGTCGTCTGGCCATGGAGAACAAT attaaattgaGTGAAGTTGTTGGAACAGGCAAAGATAACAGAATCCTTAAAGAGGACATACTCAATTACTTGGCCAAACAAACAGGAGCTATTTTACCTCCATCACCGAAGGGTGAAATTATCCCACCTTTGCCAAAATCAGAGACTGTGCCAGCTGCTCCAAAGGACAAAGCACGCAAAATTCCTCTACCTGTTTCCAGACCCCttgtattttcaggaaaagatAAAACTGAACCTATAACAG GTTTTCACAAGGCAATGGTAAAGACTATGAGTGCAGCCCTGAAGATACCTCATTTTGGTTATTGTGATGAGATTGATTTGACTCAGCTTGTTCAGTTGCGAGAAGAGCTGAAACCTCTAGCACAGATTCGCGGAGTTAAGCTTTCCTTTATGCCTTTCTTCATAAAG GCAGCCTCTCTGGGATTATTGCAGTATCCCATTCTTAATGCTTCTTTGGATGAAAGCTGTCAAAATGTCACATACAAG GCTTCGCACAACATTGGAGTTGCTATGGACACAGAGCAAGGTTTGATTGTcccaaatgtgaaaaatgttcaaGTCTGTAGTGTGTTCGAGATTGCTTCTGAATTAAATCGCCTACAGGCCTTGGGCTCTGCAGGCCAGCTGGGAACAAATGACCTCACTGGGGGAACATTCACCCTTTCAAATATTGGCACA attGGTGGCACTTACACCAAACCAGTGATACTACCTCCTGAAGTAGCTATTGGAGCACTTGGAAAGATACAG GTTCTTCCTCGGTTTAATGGAAAAGGTGAAGTATTTAAAGCACAGATAATGAATGTGAGTTGGTCAGCTGATCACCGCATCATTGATGGAGCTACAATGGCCCGGTTTTCTAACTTGTGGAAATCTTACTTGGAGAATCCTGCTTCGATGCTGCTAGACCTTAAATAA
- the RTCA gene encoding RNA 3'-terminal phosphate cyclase produces MDGNRVEIDGGIMEGGGQILRVSTALSCLLGLPLRVHRIRAGRSQPGLRPQHLSGLEIIRDLCEGKLEGGEIGSTEITFTPGKIKGGTHIADTKTAGSVCLLMQVAMPCVLFAASPSELHLKGGTNAEMAPQIDYTVMVFKPIVEKFNFTFNCDIKKRGYYPQGGGEVVVQMSPVKVLSPINLTERGTVTKIYGRAFVAGALPIKLAKDMAAAAVRCIRKEIRDLYINIQPVREPDDQAFGTGSGIIIVAETSTGCLLAGSSLGKRGKNSDKVGIEAAEILLRNLKHGGTVDDSLQDQLIIFMALAKGVSRVKSGPITLHTQTAIHFAEQLTKAKFTVTKLEEEAPSKDTYIIECQGMGMINPNL; encoded by the exons ATGGACGGGAACAGGGTGGAAATAGACGGCGGGATCATGGAGGGG GGCGGGCAGATCTTGCGAGTGTCCACGGCCCTGAGCTGCCTGCTGGGCCTACCGCTGCGGGTGCACCGGATCCGCGCCGGGAGGAGCCAGCCCGGCCTCAG GCCTCAGCATCTGTCTGGATTGGAGATCATTCGAGATCTATGTGAGGGGAAGCTGGAAGGTGGAGAAATTGGCTCAACAGAAATAACCTTCACTCCTGGGAAGATCAAAGGCGGAACCCACATAGCAGATACAAAAACAGCAGG GAGTGTGTGTCTACTGATGCAGGTAGCAATGCCCTGTGTGCTGTTTGCTGCTTCCCCATCAGAACTTCACTTAAAAGGTGGGACTAATGCTGAGATGGCTCCTCAGATAGACTACACAGTCATG GTTTTCAAGCCAATAGTTGAAAAGTTCAATTTCACATTTAATTGTGACATAAAAAAGAG GGGCTACTACCctcagggaggtggtgaagttgTAGTCCAGATGTCACCAGTCAAAGTGTTGAGCCCAATAAACTTAACAGAACGAGGCACGGTGACAAAGATATATGGAAGAGCATTTGTTGCTGGAGCGCTGCCTATAAAA CTGGCAAAAgacatggcagcagcagcagtgagatgcatcagaaaagaaatcagagatCTTTACATAAACATTCAGCCTGTTCGAGAACCTGATGATCAAGCCTTTGGGACTGGAAGTGGAATAAT CATTGTTGCAGAGACTTCAACGGGTTGTTTGTTAGCTGGGTCATCTCTTGGCAAGAGAG GAAAGAATTCTGACAAGGTTGGCATTGAAGCAGCTGAGATACTGCTTAGGAATCTTAAACATGGTGGAACTGTGGATGATTCTCTGCAAGACCAA CTGATCATTTTTATGGCACTAGCAAAGGGCGTGTCTAGAGTGAAAAGTGGACCGATTACACTTCATACACAAACGGCTATACACTTTGCAGAGCAGCTAACAAAG GCCAAATTTACTGTGACAAAATTGGAAGAGGAAGCTCCCAGTAAAGATACCTACATCATTGAGTGCCAAGGAATGGGGATGATAAACCCAAACTTATAg
- the DBT gene encoding lipoamide acyltransferase component of branched-chain alpha-keto acid dehydrogenase complex, mitochondrial isoform X3 codes for MCLECKRYIKEGDSVSQFDSICEVQSDKASVTITSRYDGIIRKLHYNLDEIAYVGKPLVDIEIDASKGVAPEEDVVETPPMSHEEHTHQEIKGHKTLATPAVRRLAMENNIKLSEVVGTGKDNRILKEDILNYLAKQTGAILPPSPKGEIIPPLPKSETVPAAPKDKARKIPLPVSRPLVFSGKDKTEPITGFHKAMVKTMSAALKIPHFGYCDEIDLTQLVQLREELKPLAQIRGVKLSFMPFFIKAASLGLLQYPILNASLDESCQNVTYKASHNIGVAMDTEQGLIVPNVKNVQVCSVFEIASELNRLQALGSAGQLGTNDLTGGTFTLSNIGTIGGTYTKPVILPPEVAIGALGKIQVLPRFNGKGEVFKAQIMNVSWSADHRIIDGATMARFSNLWKSYLENPASMLLDLK; via the exons ATGTGTTTAGAGTGCAAGAG GTATATAAAAGAAGGTGATAGTGTGTCTCAGTTTGATAGCATCTGTGAAGTACAAAGTGATAAAGCTTCTGTTACTATTACTAGTCGTTATGATGGCATCATTAGGAAACTCCATTACAATTTAGATGAAATTGCTTATGTTGGAAAACCATTAGTGGACATTGAAATTGATGCTTCAAAAG GTGTTGCCCCAGAAGAAGATGTTGTTGAAACACCTCCTATGTCTCATGAAGAGCACACTCACCAAGAGATAAAAGGTCACAAAACATTAGCAACCCCTGCAGTTCGTCGTCTGGCCATGGAGAACAAT attaaattgaGTGAAGTTGTTGGAACAGGCAAAGATAACAGAATCCTTAAAGAGGACATACTCAATTACTTGGCCAAACAAACAGGAGCTATTTTACCTCCATCACCGAAGGGTGAAATTATCCCACCTTTGCCAAAATCAGAGACTGTGCCAGCTGCTCCAAAGGACAAAGCACGCAAAATTCCTCTACCTGTTTCCAGACCCCttgtattttcaggaaaagatAAAACTGAACCTATAACAG GTTTTCACAAGGCAATGGTAAAGACTATGAGTGCAGCCCTGAAGATACCTCATTTTGGTTATTGTGATGAGATTGATTTGACTCAGCTTGTTCAGTTGCGAGAAGAGCTGAAACCTCTAGCACAGATTCGCGGAGTTAAGCTTTCCTTTATGCCTTTCTTCATAAAG GCAGCCTCTCTGGGATTATTGCAGTATCCCATTCTTAATGCTTCTTTGGATGAAAGCTGTCAAAATGTCACATACAAG GCTTCGCACAACATTGGAGTTGCTATGGACACAGAGCAAGGTTTGATTGTcccaaatgtgaaaaatgttcaaGTCTGTAGTGTGTTCGAGATTGCTTCTGAATTAAATCGCCTACAGGCCTTGGGCTCTGCAGGCCAGCTGGGAACAAATGACCTCACTGGGGGAACATTCACCCTTTCAAATATTGGCACA attGGTGGCACTTACACCAAACCAGTGATACTACCTCCTGAAGTAGCTATTGGAGCACTTGGAAAGATACAG GTTCTTCCTCGGTTTAATGGAAAAGGTGAAGTATTTAAAGCACAGATAATGAATGTGAGTTGGTCAGCTGATCACCGCATCATTGATGGAGCTACAATGGCCCGGTTTTCTAACTTGTGGAAATCTTACTTGGAGAATCCTGCTTCGATGCTGCTAGACCTTAAATAA
- the DBT gene encoding lipoamide acyltransferase component of branched-chain alpha-keto acid dehydrogenase complex, mitochondrial isoform X2: MAAVTALRSSCRVAGRLVCIHRVRSCSSIRFIKSKYVCVFDKSAFKFSHQQRLFRTSAVSCGQIVQFKLSDIGEGITEVTVKEWYIKEGDSVSQFDSICEVQSDKASVTITSRYDGIIRKLHYNLDEIAYVGKPLVDIEIDASKGVAPEEDVVETPPMSHEEHTHQEIKGHKTLATPAVRRLAMENNIKLSEVVGTGKDNRILKEDILNYLAKQTGAILPPSPKGEIIPPLPKSETVPAAPKDKARKIPLPVSRPLVFSGKDKTEPITGFHKAMVKTMSAALKIPHFGYCDEIDLTQLVQLREELKPLAQIRGVKLSFMPFFIKAASLGLLQYPILNASLDESCQNVTYKASHNIGVAMDTEQGLIVPNVKNVQVCSVFEIASELNRLQALGSAGQLGTNDLTGGTFTLSNIGTIGGTYTKPVILPPEVAIGALGKIQVLPRFNGKGEVFKAQIMNVSWSADHRIIDGATMARFSNLWKSYLENPASMLLDLK; encoded by the exons ATGGCGGCTGTGACCGCTCTGAGGAGCAGCTGCCGAGTCGCGGGGCGCCTG GTTTGCATTCACCGTGTTAGATCGTGCAGCAGCATTCGCTTTATCAAATCAAAATATGTGTGCGTGTTTGACAAATCTGCCTTCAAGTTTAGTCATCAACAGCGATTATTCAGAACATCTGCTG TTTCATGCGGCCAAATTGTCCAGTTTAAGCTTTCTGACATTGGAGAAGGGATTACAGAGGTGACTGTAAAAGAATG GTATATAAAAGAAGGTGATAGTGTGTCTCAGTTTGATAGCATCTGTGAAGTACAAAGTGATAAAGCTTCTGTTACTATTACTAGTCGTTATGATGGCATCATTAGGAAACTCCATTACAATTTAGATGAAATTGCTTATGTTGGAAAACCATTAGTGGACATTGAAATTGATGCTTCAAAAG GTGTTGCCCCAGAAGAAGATGTTGTTGAAACACCTCCTATGTCTCATGAAGAGCACACTCACCAAGAGATAAAAGGTCACAAAACATTAGCAACCCCTGCAGTTCGTCGTCTGGCCATGGAGAACAAT attaaattgaGTGAAGTTGTTGGAACAGGCAAAGATAACAGAATCCTTAAAGAGGACATACTCAATTACTTGGCCAAACAAACAGGAGCTATTTTACCTCCATCACCGAAGGGTGAAATTATCCCACCTTTGCCAAAATCAGAGACTGTGCCAGCTGCTCCAAAGGACAAAGCACGCAAAATTCCTCTACCTGTTTCCAGACCCCttgtattttcaggaaaagatAAAACTGAACCTATAACAG GTTTTCACAAGGCAATGGTAAAGACTATGAGTGCAGCCCTGAAGATACCTCATTTTGGTTATTGTGATGAGATTGATTTGACTCAGCTTGTTCAGTTGCGAGAAGAGCTGAAACCTCTAGCACAGATTCGCGGAGTTAAGCTTTCCTTTATGCCTTTCTTCATAAAG GCAGCCTCTCTGGGATTATTGCAGTATCCCATTCTTAATGCTTCTTTGGATGAAAGCTGTCAAAATGTCACATACAAG GCTTCGCACAACATTGGAGTTGCTATGGACACAGAGCAAGGTTTGATTGTcccaaatgtgaaaaatgttcaaGTCTGTAGTGTGTTCGAGATTGCTTCTGAATTAAATCGCCTACAGGCCTTGGGCTCTGCAGGCCAGCTGGGAACAAATGACCTCACTGGGGGAACATTCACCCTTTCAAATATTGGCACA attGGTGGCACTTACACCAAACCAGTGATACTACCTCCTGAAGTAGCTATTGGAGCACTTGGAAAGATACAG GTTCTTCCTCGGTTTAATGGAAAAGGTGAAGTATTTAAAGCACAGATAATGAATGTGAGTTGGTCAGCTGATCACCGCATCATTGATGGAGCTACAATGGCCCGGTTTTCTAACTTGTGGAAATCTTACTTGGAGAATCCTGCTTCGATGCTGCTAGACCTTAAATAA